The genome window ctcccccccccctaaaaaaaaaaacctaaaccccccacccccccccccccaaaaaaaaaacctaaccccccccccctccaaaaaaaaaacctaacccccccccaagctaaattctaaaaaaaacctaacccccccccccccaaaaaaaaaaacctaaaccccccacccccaccccccaccccaagctaaaatgctaaaaactaaacccccaaaaaatctaaaaaaatctaaaaaaataaaaaaaaaatctaaaaaaatatttttgaattttttaatatttttcatgttaaaatcgctacttttagaagccaaaaaaaaaattttaaaaaaaaaatttttttttggcttcgaaaagtagcgatttttttataaaaaatattaaaaaattcaaaaaaaaatttttgtgtgatttttagctatttttaggcatttttggtgtgttcacattggttctcgcggttctcacaataagaggtggttctcgcatgatcttctccatatatatatatatatagagtagggttcctacggaaagtgtgtttttcctagaaagtctaggaagcgatctggtccatcagattggtgtgtttaagggttgagattaaatcaatggcaatcttgtaaaaTTTAACTATATTTAATAGATTCTTTTAAATGATAAGGGGCAATTTCGTCATAATagtgttttaaatcaatcaaaAATAACCGTCAATAAGTCACATTTCCTTATTACACGCGAATTTCCCTCtctgtcactttctctctctaaacccacaacgaaatcaatcaaaaatcataccaaaaatacctataatcatggatgaagataagagattttccAACTTCTGTATACGTAAGATCAAACGGACATTGTGTTCTGTGTTTTAGTTGGCGATTAGGGTTCAATTGTGTTCTACATTGAAGTGTTTTATGTTTGCAGGGAAGAGATTCAAAAAAAGGGGGATTTGAACAAGATGGATGGGAGCAGACTTGAAGTCGCCGGAAGCAACGCCGGAAGCAACGCCGGAAGCAACGCCGGAAGAGAAAACACGGTCGTAATCTGCttgtaaaacacatttgtatgaatctgcttgctgttaaaacacaactgtatgaatctgaattgctgttaaaacacagctgtacgaatctgaatgataaaacacatttgtatgaatctgcttgctgttaaaacacagctgtatgaatctgaatgctaaaacacaactgtatgaatctgcttgatgttaaaacacaactgtatgaatctacttgctgttaaaacacacatgtatgaatctgaatgttaaaacacaactgtatgaatctgcttgctgttaaaacacaactgtatgaatctgaatgctaaaacacaactgtatgcatctgcttgctgttaaaacacaactgtttgaatctgaatgctaaaacacaactgtatgaatctgctggCTGTTAAAACAccgctgtatgaatctgaatgctaaaacacaactgtatgaatctgattgctcttaaaacacaactgtatgaatctgaataataaaacacagctgtatgaatctggtTGCTGTTAAAATACATCACAAAgaacaaactgttaaaacacagtaccaagaacatgctgatagattccagcaagaaaacgaaTGAATGATTGATATTAAGTGAGAtcagaaatcgaaaacaaaaaattccgaaatttatggatagttagttattgaagataatttcctaaaataaaaatagattgtgaaagtacataaatgcccttttagataaaatccttcaatgccacatgtcgcgttcttattgcttcctagactttctaggaaaaacacactttccacccaactcctactctctctctctctctctctatatatatatatatatatatatatatatatatatatatatatatatatatatatatatatatatatagggggaggttcatttgagaagaaaattaaattgagaagaaaaagaataaagggtacaattgtaaaacattaaacagtttttctctcatctcatttattattatttttgactaattaattagttataaagAGTATCATCCTacacactaaaatttttgcctaAACACATCAAAATGTATCCTACacgtttttgaaatttatcctacacatactgaaatttatcctacacaactcgtaattcatcctacatacctcataatttatcctacactttaaattaatttttttcttctttgaaaatatatatatttttttaaataagttacaGATTTAATTTGGtgagctattaaaaaggaagactaagaattaatgatctatctaattttaccaatatacccttacacccatattaaatacaaaaattaaatgaagtaaaatgaagcattattattggttgaagtttgttcttttttattcttacaaaaaaattcttctcatttgaaccctccactatatatatatacatatatatatatgggcaggatttagagaaaacgctaaaaagtgtgaaaacggtgagaactcCACTCATCTGttggatcaaaacaatctatgaagTAGAATGgtgcggtggcgttttcgtaaataacatcaacttTATTAGTTGGATGTgtttcattaagggtaaaagggtcttacTGCTCTAATTCAAAACGCAAAACTAATAAGCAAAACGCCACTCAAAATTCCCGCTTTAACCTACATTCCAGGCACATCAGTCACTTTCAGATTAAACGACTAAAATGCCATTAATACAAAACGCTAAATCTTAGTGAtaaaaccaatgttttaaaaaccggtattTTAACCATACCGGATTAAGCTTATAAATGGTTCAATCAGTTGAACCAGGTTTTACCGGACGATTTAACCAGGTTAactaattacccctataattgcATAAAATACAACTTCAACTCAAAAAATAATCCAACTCAACTGTgctttatatatttaaaaaactaTAATGTAAAAACAAAATATTGAATAAAACACAGAAGCAGTGAATGAATATCAATAAAGTAATAGAAAATAATAATATAGTAgaaactcgataaattaatactcgattatttaataaactctctaagataatattttttgccggtcccgactcggggatagggtgctaaattaataattcgctaaaattataagataatacatttttgataacttctttagaccccatataaagtataaattaataattccttatatatagcatattacatgaatgatttacgaaggtttcttgaaaaatgactcaattgtcttttatttttttgttgaaatcaatttcCCCTTGAATCTCGTCTCTAATTTTCCTTAGCATGGTAAGAACTTCTGGTGTTGTTTTCTCATGGCTCAACAAGAAATTGTTCAATGTGATTGCCGCTTTAATAGCTTCGTTTCGCGAAGGGGGCTTCATTTAAGATGGGAAGCCATGTTGTGTGTATAATTTGTTTGTGTTAACCTATTTTGATCTTGTAtttatatagaaaatatttttaatgtcCATAAAGTGATACATTGAACACAAGAAGCATAATAAGGTGGGAGATTGAAGGTTTCTTTCAAATTGGGCCGTTCATTTGATATACATGCATTGTATACAATAATTAAGTGGAAACTTAAAAGGTGTTTGTAAACTAAGTAttctactataaattaataaaatattaattaatatataaattaataattattaatttatcgattaattaataactcttttaattaataaattttggtAGTCCTAAGtgtattattttatagagtttctGCTATATAATATTAATTTCAATCTTGGTGTACTTTGtctaaaaattattatttttttaatttcacCTTCTTCTCCACTTAATATCAAATCAGTCCATCGTCGGCCGGCAAAAAAACAATATGCATATATATTCAGTTGTCTACATGATTTAGTAACTTTTTTTATATCAAATTGTTCTTcactttttggattttttatcattttcatccaaatgtctaatttgcttctttttttttttttgtcagacatttggatgaaaatgacaaaaaatcacAAATCTCAGGAACGATTTTAGTAAAAAAAGTTAAACGTTTGGATAATATGgcaaaaaaatcccaaaaatgaAAGGCAAAATGAtacaaaaaaaagttgtttttgaATGACACTGACAAACATTGTAACAACCCTCAAATAAGTCACACAACAACCCATAAGCAAACCCCTAAACGCGTACGATGAGACCCGGCAtgaaaaatgaataaaaaataagttttatggCTGTCACGGGGCGCGACAGCCTCACCCCATAGTCGTGCGGGTGGCGAGACCCCCATAACCGCCTTGGACACGTGTCATACACGTGTAAAAGCTACTAGTTGACAAGGACCAGCTATGCCCTAGATGGGGGAGTTTGGCGGGGCACGACAGCCTACCCCTAGAGTATCGCGGGGCGAGACACTCTTCTGATTCAGCTCTAAATGGAGCGTTCATGCTGCATTTCAATCCACTCAAAATCTTTTCTTTTCTCTCGCTTCTCAGCTCAGTATTATACCCACAAAATACTCGAAGTACCAAACCTTTGCCCGTTATTAGAGTAATAACTCTAAATAACTAGTACGGTACTTTCTCCGATCGATTACTCTTTTATGtttttgacagtttactcttttatgtttttgtgaggCATCGCGATATAATTATTCATGATAATTCAAAAGTAAAAGGGGGTGAAAAAATAGTGTCATTTTTCAAGATAAATATTGTAATCATTTCATACtttactaaataaaataaatcaattTTGAAGAAAAAACAAAACGGTGAATATATTATGTTGACTACCTATAAAATGTTTATATATTTCAATTGACTCGTATATATTTGCAACATAAAAACGTTTttctatatttaccaaataatacaAAGTCAATTCAAATATTTGATTAACCATAATTTCACAAACTAAATATAAGAATACGTATTATACCTAAAAAAAGTACTCAATGATAAATAAATTCATAACGGACCATTCATCCGATCTTTGTTTAATCGGTTTATTCTTTCTGAATTTACAGAATCAACAAAATATAAAACTTAAATTCAACACCAAAAATATAGTTTGTTACATAAATCAATAGTATTTTCTTAAATTAAACACTAAATCTAGCTTATAGAATCAACAATTTTCGGTTTGTCAGGCCATGTGGTGTGAAGCAGGAAAGGAATCGGGGATTTGACGTGGAGGTCGGGCCTGATGAGAaacaacacccccccccccccaaaaaaaaaaaaaaaaaaaaaaaaacttgggcGCCCTTGGTGATTTCTCTACGTGCTCCCCGATACGCTTCTCTCTATCTCTTCTATTTCCCCCTCTCTCTTGTTCGGTGAAGGGAAGGCTCCATCCCGTCGATTGGATGAAGAGGAAGGTGGTGTGAGGTGAGGTGTAGGTGATGTGGCAGACAGGAGTGGTCGGGGAGGATGAAAACTGAAAGAATACAAAGCTTGCCTCTTCTCATTCACATCAATCGTATAAATAATTACAACCAAATCTCCTCATATTGAGGAGAGATATACATGACATATTTAACAAATATTTTCCTATTTTATATCAATGactattacacccccgcagtcgaagctaGAGGTGGCCGAATGCTGAGACTGGACCGAAAATCATCAAATAGCACTTTTGGTAAACCTTTGGTGAAAATATCCGCAACTTGGAAACGTGTTGGTATATGTAAAATCCGAACAGAACCACGTTGAACCAGATCTCGAACAAAATGAATATCCAGTTCTATGTGTTTAGTACGTTGATGCTGAACTGGGTTCCCGGACAGATAGATTGCACTAATATTATCACAGTACACAAGACTGGCAGAAGCGAGGGGCTTATGTAGTTCGAGTAAAAGATTACGAAGCCAACAAATTTCCGCAACAACATTAGCCACTCCCCGATATTCACCCTCAGCACTTGACCATGAAACAACCGATTGACGTTTGGACGACCAGGAGATGATGTTAGAGCCGAGATAAACACAATACCCGGAAGTGGAGCGCCGTGTATCCGGACACCCGGCCCAATCGGCATCTGTGTAGGCTCGTAATGAGAAATCTGAGGAAGCACCAATAGTTAAACCGTGTGACGATGTGCCTTGTAGATAGCGAATGATTCGTTTAAGAGCATTCCAATGATCCAATTTAGGTGCGTGCATGAACATACACACCTGTTGAACAGCATAGCAAATGTCGGGTCTCGTAAAAGTTAGGTATTGGAGAGCACCGGCAAGACTACGATACAAGGTCGGGTCATCATAATCTGGGCCCGAATCCGAACCCAGCTTGGGTTTAGTATCAACTGGTGTGGCGGCTGGTTTACACGAAGACATGCCAGCCCTGTCAATAATGTCCTTCGTGTATGCCTGTTGAGAAAGAAACATGTTATTTCCGTGCCTTGTAACCTGAACACCCAAAAAATGACTCAGAGGCCCGAGATCCTTCATGGCAAATTCGGCTGCAAGACGAGACATTAGATTGACCCGAAGAGAATCCGTCGACGTTGTAAGAATGATGTCATCGACATAGATAAGAAGATACGCCATATTTCCGTGGTGCTGATACGTAAAAAGTGAATTTTCACATTTACTTTGTTGAAACCCCAGAGAGAGAACGAAGTCCGTGAATCGTTGATACCACGCCCGAGGAGCCTGTTTTAAACCATAAAGAGATTTCTGAAGTAAGCACACATGATCCGGATATTGCCTATGTCGAAACCCCATGGGTTGATACATGTAGACAGTCTCGTTAAGGTTACCATGAAGGAATGCGTTTGTCACATCAAGTTGATGAATCGGCCAAGACTGCGACAAAGCAAGGGATAAAACAGTACGTATCGTAGTCGGTTTAACAACCGGACTAAATGTCTCACCACAATCTATCCCAATCTTTTGATTGCTTCCATCACAAACAAGACGAGCCTTATACCTTTCTAATGACCCGTCTGAGCGAAACTTGTGGCGGAAAAGCCACATGCTACGTAAAACATGCATATGAGGCTGTCTTGGAACTAACACCCAAGTCTTATTTTTAAGAAGAGCATTAAATTCAGTGTTCATGGCATTAAGCCATTCCGTGCTGGACAAAGCATCTTTCGGGTTTTTAGGAATGGGTTCGATAGAAGAGGAGTGAAGATTGAAAATAGTCTTGGGTTTATGTATGCCATCCATAGAACGGGTACGGATGGTTCGAGTGGTGGCGGCGGTGAtgagggtgggggtggggttgGGATTGGGAATGCGGTGGATAAAGTGGTCGGTGAAGGAGTCGTTTGAGGTGACGAGTCGGAATTAGGATGGGATATGTAATCGGAAGAAGGGGTGCGAACGGGACTGGGGATGTGAGACAAATTATCGATTGGTGATTGGGATGTGGGGCTGTGAGGAGGTGAAGGTGGGCTAAGGATATGTGGGCTGGTAGAAGTGGGTGGGCCGAGAGGATTGGGAGAAGGTGGAATGTGAGTGTGGGTGTGGGGAGGTGGGCCGAGAGTTGTATGAGTAGGTGAGATGTGGGTGTGAGGAAGTGGGCCGATAGGGTTATTGTTTGGTGAGTTGAGTGGGCCAATGGGAGTAGAGGTAAGTGGTAGTTGAGTAGATGGATTGGATAAGTTAAGGTTGGTTGGGAACTGTGGAGTAATTGTAGCAGTGGAGTGGACATTAGATGTGGATGTATCTGTGTTGGGAGAAGTAGGGAAAGGAGTGGTGATTTGATAATCAGTAAGAAAATCATACGAGGAGGGAGAAGGTATGGGGTGATTAGCAAAAGGAAAAATAGACTCATCAAAAATTACATGTCTATTGATGATAATTTTATGTGTATTGAGATCCAGGCATTTATAACCCCTATGATTAGTTGGGTATCCAAGGAAGACACATGGCATAGATCGATATTGTAGTTTGTTAATGGTTGTGTGAGGAACAAGAGGATAGCAAAGGCAACCAAATACCCGAAGGTGCGAGTATGAGGGGATCTGTTGATATAATTTTTGAGTGGGAGAAATGTTGGAAAGAACTTTGGTTGGTAAAATATTGTGAAGATAGGTTGCTAGTTCCAAGGCATGATGCCAATAGGTGCTAGGTAAAGAAGAATGGGCCAAAAGTGTGCGAATGATATTATTAATGGATCGAATTTTTCTTTCGGCTTTACCGTTTTGAGAAGAGGAATAGGGGCAAGAGAATCGAAATTGCATGCCATTGAGTTTACAAAATTGGTGAAACATATTGTTGTTGTATTCGGTCCCATTATCACATTGAAATTGTTTGATTTTGCGTTCAAACTGAGTTAGAAGCATATTAGAAAATGTAGTAAAGGTGGAGAAAACATGAGATTTGGTGGTAAGAGGGTAAGTccaaagaaagttagaaaagTCATCAAGAAATAAAATGTAATAACGATGACCCCCCGTACTAAGAACCGGGGAAGTCCAAATATCACTATGTATAATATCAAATGGCAAAGTTGTAATATTATGAGAATCCATAAAAGGTAACCGAATATGTTTACCAAACACACAAGATTGACAAACATTGTTTTGCAACCTTCCACAAGAAATTAAACTAGAGTTTTTAAGAGAATGTAATAAAGAATGTCCCGGATGACCGAGACGTTGATGCCTTGTCTATTGTTTCTTGTACTACctctggtccagatagttgcttttctccaatttctgcccaacagactggagttcggcactttcgtccataaagtgtttcgaatggtgcagcattaatactggtatgatagttgttattgtaataaaattctattaatgataaatgatcgtcccaatttcctccgaaatcaattacacaagctctaagcatatcttccattgtctgaattatCCTTTCattttgtccgtccgtttgaggatgataagcagtgcttatatttaacttggttcccattgctttttggaaactagtccaaaaaagagaagtaaaacggctatctctattagaaacaatagataaaggaattccatgtaatgaaactatttcatttacatatagcttagctaactgttccataatGAGAATATTACCTTAAGTGCTTGACAGTATGCGGACATATTCGGAAACTGATCCAGGTGAGTGTTTGCAAATTTATTGTTGAGGTCGATAGTGCGAGTGGCCTTGTTATCTTGAAAGATATTTGCAATCGTTGTCCAAGCATCAAAGGCGGTTGTGTCTGGTTTAAGAACCGTGTGCAACAGGTCGGTAGATATAGTGCTGTAAATCCACTGCAAGACGATGGAATCGAGACGTTCCCATGTCTCGGTGGGTGCAGGCTGTTCTTTGTCTTTGTCTTTATTTGAAACGGAAGAGGAGGAGGTTTCGGTGGCTGATTTGGGTTGAAGGTGATCATACACGAGATGTGCTTTGCATTGTATTTTGAACATCTCCGACCAGGTCGTATAGTGACCGGTTTCGATGTCCAAAGTAACTGGAATAAGGGTCTTGATGGACGTAACGGAGACAGCGGGGTGGGGAGAAGTTGAAGACATGGTGATGGCAGAAGGTTTTCGTAAGCAGAAGGTGAAGGGAACAAGTTTTTCGTAAACAGAGGGTGAAGAGAAGGAGGATCAGTTAGGTCTTTGATACCATGAAAGAATACAAAGCTTGCCTCTTCTCATTCACATCAATCGTATAAATAAT of Helianthus annuus cultivar XRQ/B chromosome 1, HanXRQr2.0-SUNRISE, whole genome shotgun sequence contains these proteins:
- the LOC110941266 gene encoding uncharacterized protein LOC110941266, which translates into the protein MSSTSPHPAVSVTSIKTLIPVTLDIETGHYTTWSEMFKIQCKAHLVYDHLQPKSATETSSSSVSNKDKDKEQPAPTETWERLDSIVLQWIYSTISTDLLHTVLKPDTTAFDAWTTIANIFQDNKATRTIDLNNKFANTHLDQFPNMSAYCQALKVIFSLWNS